A section of the Rossellomorea marisflavi genome encodes:
- a CDS encoding YneB family resolvase-like protein — MNAIIYCRVSTKKDTQETSLERQEEELSKLALEYGMQVASVIKDQASGYDLDRPGVLEMLDIVRDQSIDAVLIQDETRIGRGNAKIALIHCLLKEEVKIISQSHSGELHLSDSDSMVINIVSMVEEYQRKLHNLKIKRGMKRAVANGFRPQKNLKNKGNIEGRERKEVPVEEIVRLRKNELTFAEIAATLRGFGYDVSKATVHRRYKEHMDSIDQA; from the coding sequence ATGAATGCAATCATCTACTGTCGGGTGAGTACGAAGAAAGATACACAGGAAACATCACTCGAACGTCAGGAAGAAGAACTGTCCAAGCTTGCGCTGGAGTATGGGATGCAGGTGGCATCGGTCATAAAGGATCAGGCAAGTGGTTATGATCTTGACCGGCCAGGCGTCCTCGAGATGCTGGACATAGTAAGGGATCAGTCGATCGATGCGGTATTGATCCAGGATGAGACGAGGATTGGAAGGGGCAATGCGAAGATTGCCCTGATCCATTGCCTGTTGAAAGAAGAGGTCAAAATTATCAGTCAATCCCACAGCGGCGAGCTCCACCTGTCGGACTCCGACTCCATGGTCATCAATATCGTAAGCATGGTGGAGGAATATCAGCGCAAGCTGCATAACCTGAAGATTAAAAGGGGGATGAAAAGGGCAGTTGCGAACGGGTTCCGTCCCCAGAAGAATCTGAAGAACAAAGGGAATATCGAAGGCAGGGAACGAAAGGAAGTCCCCGTCGAAGAAATCGTCAGGCTTCGCAAAAATGAGCTGACATTTGCAGAAATTGCCGCTACTTTGCGTGGGTTTGGCTACGACGTTTCGAAGGCAACCGTTCATCGGCGCTATAAAGAACATATGGACTCCATCGATCAAGCGTAA
- a CDS encoding DUF896 domain-containing protein, whose protein sequence is MLSKEKMNRINELSKKSKSTGLSADEAKEQTRLRKEYLETFRQSMKGTIENTRIFDPDGNEVTPKKIQDIQNKKKH, encoded by the coding sequence ATGCTTTCAAAAGAAAAAATGAACCGGATCAATGAATTGTCCAAAAAATCCAAGTCTACCGGGCTTTCAGCAGATGAAGCGAAGGAACAGACCAGGTTGAGGAAAGAATATCTTGAGACGTTCCGTCAATCCATGAAAGGGACCATAGAGAATACCAGAATCTTTGATCCTGATGGGAATGAAGTGACGCCCAAGAAAATACAAGATATTCAAAACAAAAAGAAACACTGA
- the lexA gene encoding transcriptional repressor LexA: MTKLSKRQQDILEYIKSSVKEKGYPPSVREIGEAVGLASSSTVHGHLARLESKGLIRRDPTKPRAIEILDLVEDSIPRHNVVNVPLIGKVTAGQPITAVENVEEYFPLPERMAPADEHTFMLEIMGDSMIEAGILDGDFVIVRQQQTANNGEIVVAMTEEDEATVKRFFKERDFVRLQPENSSMDPIILRNVSILGKVVGVYRQVH; the protein is encoded by the coding sequence ATGACAAAACTATCCAAACGGCAGCAGGATATCTTGGAATATATCAAAAGCTCCGTAAAAGAAAAGGGCTATCCGCCTTCCGTACGTGAGATCGGGGAAGCCGTTGGACTTGCCTCAAGCTCCACTGTCCACGGCCATCTGGCCCGACTCGAAAGCAAAGGCCTCATCCGCCGGGATCCGACCAAGCCAAGAGCCATCGAGATCCTCGACCTGGTGGAAGACTCGATCCCCCGCCATAATGTTGTGAATGTTCCCCTCATCGGGAAAGTCACAGCCGGTCAACCGATCACAGCGGTTGAAAATGTCGAAGAGTACTTTCCTCTCCCGGAAAGAATGGCTCCTGCTGACGAGCATACTTTCATGCTGGAAATCATGGGTGACAGTATGATCGAAGCCGGTATCCTCGACGGGGATTTCGTCATCGTAAGGCAACAGCAAACCGCCAACAATGGGGAGATCGTAGTCGCCATGACGGAAGAAGATGAAGCGACCGTGAAACGATTCTTCAAAGAAAGAGATTTCGTGAGGCTTCAGCCTGAAAATTCCTCCATGGATCCGATCATCCTACGCAATGTATCCATTTTGGGCAAGGTCGTCGGTGTCTACCGTCAAGTTCATTAA
- the yneA gene encoding cell division suppressor protein YneA: MVGKLWANYSYILVFFGLALMASIYFILQMGGGVSYHSIEVQDGDTLWTIAEEYSSDSSMSTDEFIKWVGERNNLSTYTISAGDSLVLPVEKKLGINGDYQYVMNEE, encoded by the coding sequence ATGGTAGGCAAACTTTGGGCGAATTACTCATATATACTCGTATTTTTTGGTTTGGCACTTATGGCTTCAATCTATTTCATTCTTCAAATGGGAGGCGGAGTATCTTATCATAGTATCGAGGTACAGGATGGTGATACGCTCTGGACCATCGCAGAGGAATACAGCAGCGACTCTTCCATGTCCACCGATGAATTTATCAAGTGGGTGGGAGAAAGGAATAATCTTTCCACTTATACAATTTCTGCGGGTGATTCACTAGTGCTTCCAGTCGAAAAGAAGCTCGGGATCAACGGGGATTATCAGTATGTCATGAACGAGGAATAG
- a CDS encoding recombinase family protein — MIIGYYRPSNDDPEGRIQEKKLLGKKCTVLYKEEHSSPKRRVNLEALLAEAGQGDTVVVASLIDFADSTRQLLELLNELETKGTQFISISEGLSTSPGKTYRFQEVLEHLISFQSDVISERTKKGIGEAKEKGVSTGRPRKPDENVKKAIAMYESKTYSLAEIKEKTGISKSTLYRYLER; from the coding sequence ATGATCATCGGATACTACAGACCGAGCAATGATGATCCTGAAGGACGGATTCAGGAGAAAAAACTGCTGGGAAAAAAATGTACGGTTCTATACAAGGAGGAACATTCTTCACCGAAGAGGAGAGTGAACTTGGAAGCACTGCTTGCAGAAGCAGGGCAGGGGGATACGGTCGTCGTGGCTTCTTTAATCGACTTTGCTGATTCCACCCGGCAGCTATTGGAACTGTTGAACGAGTTAGAAACGAAAGGGACACAGTTCATTTCCATATCTGAAGGGCTGTCGACCAGTCCTGGGAAGACGTACCGTTTTCAGGAGGTATTGGAGCATCTTATAAGCTTTCAAAGTGATGTGATCAGTGAAAGGACAAAAAAGGGCATAGGAGAAGCGAAAGAAAAGGGAGTCAGTACGGGGCGACCGCGAAAGCCTGATGAAAACGTAAAAAAGGCCATAGCCATGTATGAATCAAAAACCTACAGCCTGGCAGAAATAAAAGAAAAAACGGGCATCAGTAAGTCCACTTTATACCGCTATCTTGAAAGATAG